A single genomic interval of Methylophilales bacterium MBRSF5 harbors:
- a CDS encoding sugar kinase: MSILVCGSMAYDSIMVFRDYFKNHIMPDQIHKLSVAFYTPEMEKNFGGTAGNIGHNLNLLKTNFFIMSTVGTDFDTYSDWLQKRKINTKYIKKLSDQFTAQAFITTDLDDNQITAFHPGAMTQSEVNSLSDISENIEIILISPDGKEGMIKHANEAYNKKIPFIFDPGQGLPMFNEQELKDFIEKATYITVNDYEAELLSKNSHMSLDEIQKKVDALIITKGSSGSTIMTSSDKIQIPAFNVENPVDPTGCGDAYRAGIAIGIVNNWDWEKSGKLASALASLKVNHKGGQNHNPSIDEIQSLAGFNIN; encoded by the coding sequence ATGAGTATTTTAGTTTGTGGTTCAATGGCCTATGATTCGATTATGGTATTTAGAGATTACTTTAAAAACCATATCATGCCAGATCAAATTCATAAACTCAGTGTGGCTTTTTACACCCCCGAGATGGAAAAAAATTTCGGTGGCACTGCCGGAAATATTGGGCATAACCTAAATCTACTCAAAACCAATTTTTTCATCATGAGTACCGTCGGCACAGATTTTGATACCTACAGTGATTGGCTGCAAAAAAGAAAAATAAATACTAAATATATAAAAAAACTTAGCGATCAATTTACAGCTCAGGCGTTTATTACTACCGACCTTGATGACAATCAAATCACTGCATTTCACCCTGGTGCAATGACTCAGAGTGAAGTGAATTCCTTATCTGACATAAGTGAAAATATTGAAATCATCCTTATTTCACCAGATGGTAAGGAAGGAATGATTAAACATGCCAATGAAGCTTACAATAAAAAGATACCTTTTATTTTTGATCCGGGCCAGGGTCTGCCTATGTTCAACGAGCAAGAATTGAAAGATTTTATTGAGAAAGCCACCTACATTACAGTGAATGATTATGAGGCTGAATTACTTAGCAAAAACTCTCATATGTCCTTAGATGAAATACAAAAAAAAGTTGATGCTCTCATTATCACCAAAGGTTCAAGTGGTTCAACTATTATGACCTCGTCAGACAAAATACAAATTCCTGCATTTAATGTTGAAAATCCGGTTGATCCGACAGGATGTGGAGATGCTTATCGAGCTGGAATTGCCATTGGAATTGTGAACAACTGGGATTGGGAGAAGAGTGGTAAATTAGCCTCTGCCCTTGCCTCATTAAAAGTCAATCATAAGGGTGGACAAAACCATAATCCAAGTATTGATGAGATTCAGAGCCTAGCTGGTTTCAATATTAATTAA
- a CDS encoding membrane protein, with protein MLWMKSLHIIFMVTWFAGLFYLPRLYVYHSEAKDKISDERFKVMERKLFYGIMTPGGILTIFFGLLLIINYDYQGVWLTYKLILVALLVIYHFYCWKYLNLFKNNINNHSHVFYRIFNEIPVIMLIAIVFLVIYKP; from the coding sequence ATGCTTTGGATGAAGTCTTTACACATTATATTTATGGTAACCTGGTTTGCCGGTTTGTTTTATCTTCCCAGGCTGTATGTCTATCATTCTGAAGCTAAAGATAAGATCAGTGATGAGAGGTTTAAGGTTATGGAACGTAAACTTTTTTACGGAATCATGACCCCTGGCGGGATCCTCACAATCTTTTTTGGCTTATTATTAATCATAAATTACGACTATCAAGGTGTGTGGTTAACCTATAAATTAATTTTGGTCGCACTGTTGGTCATCTATCATTTCTATTGTTGGAAATATTTAAATTTATTCAAAAATAATATTAATAATCATAGTCATGTTTTTTATCGGATATTCAATGAGATTCCTGTGATAATGCTCATTGCAATTGTTTTTTTAGTTATCTATAAACCTTAA